The Neomonachus schauinslandi chromosome 11, ASM220157v2, whole genome shotgun sequence genome contains a region encoding:
- the FLRT1 gene encoding leucine-rich repeat transmembrane protein FLRT1 — protein sequence MVVAHPTAAATTTPAATVTATVVMTTATMDLRDWLFLCYGLIAFLTEVIDSTTCPSVCRCDNTFIYCNDRGLTSIPADIPDDATTLYLQNNRINNAGIPQDLKTKVHVQVIYLYENDLDEFPVNLPRSLRELHLQDNNVRTIARDSLARIPLLEKLHLDDNSVSTVSIEEDAFADSKQLKLLFLSRNHLSSIPSGLPRTLEELRLDDNRISTIPLHAFKGLNSLRRLVLDGNLLANQRIADDTFSRLQNLTELSLVRNSLAAPPLNLPSAHLQKLYLQDNAISHIPYNTLAKMRELERLDLSNNNLTTLPRGLFDDLENLAQLLLRNNPWFCGCNLMWLRDWVKARAAVVNVRGLMCQGPEKVRGMAIKDITSEMDECFETGSQGGAADAAAKTTASNHASATTPQGSLFTLKAKRPGLRLPDSSLDYPMATGDGAKTLVIHVKPLTADSIRITWKATLPASSFRLSWLRLGHSPAVGSITETLVQGDKTEYLLTALEPKSTYIICMVTMETGNTYVADETPVCAKAETADSSGPTTTLNQEQNADPMGGLPLAGIIGGAVALVFLFLVLGAICWYVHRAGELLTRDRAYNRGSRKKDDYMESGTKKDNSILEIRGPGLQMLPINPYRAKEEYVVHTIFPSNGSSLCKGTHTIGYGTTRGYRDGGIPDVDYTYT from the coding sequence ATGGTGGTGGCACACCccaccgccgccgccaccaccacaCCCGCTGCCACCGTCACGGCCACCGTCGTGATGACCACGGCCACCATGGACCTGCGGGACTGGCTTTTCCTCTGCTACGGGCTTATCGCCTTCCTGACAGAGGTCATCGACAGCACCACCTGTCCCTCGGTATGCCGCTGTGACAACACCTTCATCTACTGCAACGACCGGGGACTCACTTCCATCCCCGCTGACATCCCTGACGATGCCACCACCCTCTACCTGCAGAACAACCGGATCAACAACGCTGGCATCCCCCAGGACCTCAAGACCAAGGTCCATGTGCAGGTCATCTACCTGTACGAGAACGACCTGGACGAGTTCCCGGTCAACCTGCCCCGCTCCCTGCGGGAGCTACACCTGCAGGACAACAACGTGCGCACCATCGCCAGGGACTCGCTGGCCCGCATCCCGCTGCTGGAGAAGCTGCACCTGGACGACAACTCCGTGTCCACTGTCAGCATCGAGGAGGATGCCTTTGCCGACAGCAAGCAGCTCAAGCTGCTCTTCCTGAGCCGGAACCACCTGAGCAGCATCCCCTCGGGGCTGCCCCGCACGCTGGAGGAGCTGCGGCTGGACGACAACCGCATCTCCACCATCCCGCTGCACGCCTTCAAGGGCCTCAACAGCCTCCGGCGCCTGGTGCTCGACGGCAACCTGCTGGCCAACCAGCGCATCGCCGACGACACGTTCAGCCGCCTGCAGAACCTCACCGAGCTCTCGCTGGTGCGCAACTCCCTGGCCGCCCCGCCCCTCAACCTGCCCAGCGCCCACCTGCAGAAGCTGTACCTGCAGGACAACGCCATCAGCCACATCCCCTACAACACGCTGGCCAAGATGCGTGAACTGGAGCGCCTGGACCTGTCCAACAACAACCTCACCACGCTGCCCCGCGGTCTGTTCGACGACCTGGAGAACCTGGCCCAGCTCCTGCTGCGCAACAACCCCTGGTTCTGCGGCTGTAACCTCATGTGGCTGCGCGACTGGGTGAAGGCGCGGGCGGCCGTGGTCAACGTGCGGGGCCTCATGTGCCAGGGCCCCGAGAAGGTCCGGGGCATGGCCATCAAGGACATCACCAGCGAGATGGACGAGTGCTTCGAGACGGGCTCACAGGGAGGCGCGGCCGATGCTGCTGCCAAGACCACGGCCAGCAACCACGCCTCCGCCACCACACCCCAGGGCTCACTCTTCACCCTCAAGGCCAAGAGGCCGGGGCTGCGCCTCCCCGACTCCAGCCTCGACTACCCCATGGCCACGGGCGATGGCGCCAAGACCCTGGTCATCCACGTGAAGCCCCTGACGGCGGACTCCATCCGCATCACATGGAAGGCCACGCTCCCTGCCTCCTCTTTCCGGCTCAGCTGGCTACGCCTGGGCCACAGCCCAGCCGTGGGCTCCATCACGGAGACACTGGTGCAGGGGGACAAGACGGAGTACCTGCTGACGGCTCTGGAGCCCAAGTCCACCTATATCATCTGCATGGTCACCATGGAGACCGGCAACACTTACGTGGCTGACGAGACGCCCGTGTGCGCCAAGGCCGAGACGGCAGACAGCTCCGGCCCCACCACTACGCTTAACCAGGAGCAGAACGCAGACCCCATGGGGGGCCTGCCCCTGGCGGGCATCATCGGTGGTGCCGTGGCCCTCGTCTTCCTCTTCCTGGTCCTGGGGGCCATCTGCTGGTACGTGCACCGGGCCGGTGAGCTGCTGACCCGGGACCGGGCGTACAATCGGGGCAGCCGGAAAAAGGACGACTACATGGAGTCCGGGACCAAGAAGGATAACTCCATCCTGGAAATCCGAGGCCCCGGGCTGCAAATGTTGCCCATCAACCCTTACCGCGCCAAAGAGGAGTACGTGGTCCACACCATCTTCCCCTCCAACGGCAGCAGCCTCTGTAAGGGCACGCACACCATCGGTTATGGCACCACACGGGGCTACCGGGACGGCGGCATCCCCGACGTAGACTACACCTACACATGA